From Daucus carota subsp. sativus chromosome 6, DH1 v3.0, whole genome shotgun sequence:
TGCAGCATCAATTCACACAAAAATCAATTACTATCAAACCATGATTAAGGTTTAAGAGGCAAAGTTGTGAATACAGTAATATAACAAGAAATATTCTCAGTATAAACAAAAACAACAGTAATCAAGAATAGCTTCTGCTACTGCTAAACTAGCACTAATGTCATCAGCCTTCCATTTATCATTAAGAAAAAGTGGCGCAGGGAGGCACCACTGTGCCTGATAATAATAGGATTTACAGTAACAAAATTGCCTCACCGGTAAGATAATCAAGTCATATATAGACTCTGCAGCATCTTTAATCAACTTGTCTGCAACAATCTTTGTGCCTCTGGATGCCAAAATTTTTTTAGATCTTCCAACTGAAGCGATAACAACATCGACATTTGCACGCCTTAGAATATCTACAATTATTACCAATTCGATCTCTTGCGTACCATTGGCAACGGGGATGAGAACCTGTACACAATACggaaccaagatatatagacaCAATAATGTTAGAGTAATTAATGTTCAAATATCACTTCTCAAATTCAAAGAGCAAGGGTTTCCATATGGTCGTCTAAACATACTCTAATCTATAAACGATTCAGAAAGAAAGCACAAAATGCCTCAATTATCAAAGCCTGGGATCATTATACTTTATACTGAGGCCATGCAGCTGCACCGCTTGAATGGGGgcatcaaaataataaaaattttaggggCACATTCTTTTTATAGAGAAgggagaaaataaaaaaaaaaaaatacatatataggattaaaaaaataatatttggaggcataatttttttgtaataaatatCTGTAGAAAGAATCATCTTATTCATCCTCACATTTCATAATTTCCAATGTAAAAGGATGCAATAGCTCTCTCTAAATTTTCAACGGACAATTGAAGTTAAAACCCAGCATGTTAATTTTacaatcataaatatgcaagtTATATTGCTCGTGTGAATTCCTTACCTTAAGACTTCTTTTCAATGAGTTCTACTATTTTTAGCTGTAAATcttatgtaataaattttatgcaCAATTATAGtgcatttttttttgatatcccACTAAACTTAAAAGATAACTACTTTGATATTTTAATGATTTGagcacaaaattaaaattcatttcgGGATTTAAATTTGTCAGGGCTGATTGTGACTATATATATCACTTTAGGTTGTCTTTATATACAAGATGACCAAGATAGAGAGATTCTGGAACTTCAAATTAAAATGTGGTGTATGCTCTTCTACGTCGTGACCTCCCACATCGATTAAATAAACGGTATTTGTGGCCTTTATAAACACAAGCAAACAACTAACGTATACCGATTTGCTAATACTTAGCTGATCTGTGATGGGTTGTTGGGTTCGGTATACATTCGGTTGTGGGCTTGGATAACTCAATTATAAGACTGGAATGATATTTAAGAATGTatctatataattttgtaacagAAGACAATTGAGGAAAAACTTACACGAGGGATATGATCAACAGACCAGCTGACGTCATTGAATTCTTGTTTTCTTGAACTTTTATCAGCAGTCTTCATCaactaaattatatatgtattgagGGAAAACAATCCACTGTCAGCTCAAAGCAGAGTTGAATACAGTTAAGTGGCacaaaacaaattattttatgtaCAAGGTATGATAAGATACGATAAACACGTCTGAATGAGTTAGCCAAACTAAGGCATAAAGAAATTTGGCTTTAATATATTGTAgagtataaaaatattaagaaaaattactATGTGTGAACCTTAGCTGACCAAGGGTAGATATAGTGGCACAACAACATTCATCATATTCATAGGAGAAACTGCCATACACAATAAATGCAATGTAAAATTGTGTTGCTTCACATGCAAAATAATCTATAAAATGAATTTAATTCACGTATGTTGTAACAGAACATCAGGAAAGAGGAATCGTCTGATTTCTTGGTATTATGAAACTTGTAAAAAAAATAGCATGACATGACCCTTGAACTAGTAACTTAGTTCACTAGTTGCCCAGGACTCTCTATACACACTTTAATAGCAAATTCAATATAAAGAAGACATAAATCAATGCAAGATATACATTAATCAACGggaaaaaatgttataaataaatttcttaCCAACAACTTGCCGATATCCTTTGCAACAGATTCGCCAAACAATTGGTCAACCAATGCAATAGAGAACTCAAATGAAGTGCCAGGGCCGCGGCTGGTAGTCAACTCTTTGGATATATGAATATCTGACTTAACAGTCCAGAAGGTCGGAAGTTTGTCCATAAATGCAGGGTGACAAGTTGACTTGCAACAAAAACTACATACTGATCAGCATAAATAACTTGTTAACTTTGGATTTTTCAACAACAAGTTCCCACTATTAAAACATACATGTTTCCTTCTGAGTAGTCCCCATGGCAAGAGTGTAACTGCTGGAGCAGCACAAATTGCCCCGTATAACCTTTTCTCTTCAGCTTGTTTGCTTGTAATTTCCTGTAGAATCTTGCAGTCTCTCAGACGTGCAGAGCCAGGCATTCCTCCCTTTGAAAGTGCACACAACATTAAtaattgcaaaatgtataaTTCCCATCAGTACatgtacacatatataatattaacaatGACTACTAACAGGCAATGCAACAAGATCAAAAATTTGATCTGCACACGTTGAAATAGATGTATCAGCGACAAGTCTAGTGCCCCCAGAGGCTTCAATCTCAAGCTCCTTCTCGACCGATGCCACAGTCACCTCCGCACCAGCTCGGCGCATAACATCAACCAGTATAACTGCTTCCATTTCCTCTGTCCCAAATCCAATTGGAACAAGAACCTGaatataaaaacacaaaaatgaCTAATGAAGCCCCTAACTTTCCTACTCCTTACAACTATGTATCCATTACAAGTTCTTGAAATCCGACAAAATCATAAAGTACAGATACATAAGGATGGAGCTGGAACTTTAAAAATGATAGATTGTGTTaacaaaaacaatcaaaaagattaaatttttaCAGTTCAATTCTTGAAACTCAAATAAATCACAGAAGTGTGTATACTTAAAAATGGGGCTAAACCTTTATAATTTGAGATATTGGGTTACAGAAAcaattaaaaagattaaatttttataagtttCAACAACAAAAAATATCTGGGCTATAATTAGAAGTACAGAGAGCGTAGAAAAAGGACCTTCTTGGATGGGATTGAAGCTGTTGCAGTGGAGATGCTAGTAGGAGCAGCAGCTGATTTAATTATAAGGGTTTTGGTGGAGAGTTTTGAAATGGGGGTTTTGTGAAGTGGAGCTGAGGGAAAGAACAGAATTAATGATGGTGAACAAGTTGCTGCGGAGATAACCATTTTGATGGACAAACTGAGAAGAAAAGTGAGGTTATTTGCAGAGAGAGTGGCAAGAGGTTTATGGAACTGTCGACAATTTTATCTACTTCTAATCTTGAGTTCACAAGTAGTAAATTGGTGTCCATATGCCAGGTGGGTTTAAGAttgggaaaattaattctaaagtcccTGAATTATAGGCATttttttttctaggtccctgaactataaatgtcaattcataagtaattcaactcttaATTTTTTCCTACCTGGGTCCTTCCGTTAGATTTGATTTGACGCCGTtagtttttccggcgaacttggtCGGAAAAGCTCAAATCCGGTGAGCTCGAATTTTCCGACGAGGCTAATTTGAACACTAAAAATCacgaaaattatatgaacatgctcataatcacacgatctatcaatctacatcattataattcgaaaaaaagctattaaaatgaaaactaatattcaactcaaatttcgaaaattaccaaactaaattttgatggtataGATGGATAGGGGATTGAAAAACGAGCAATTTGATTACTCAAGCTTCAAATTTGGATACCGGAATCACCTTCAAAGTTATCTTTGATTCTCATGAACTTAAGAAGAACTAATGGCGTCAAACCAAATCTAACAAAAGGACCCAGatagaaaaaaatcaaaagttgaattacttatgaattgacatttatatttCAAGGACCTAAAAAAAAAGTGCCTATAGTTCAGGaactttagaattaattttctcgTTTAAGATTTGTGCGGTGCTTTTCAGATTTGGgttaaaatttgagatttggaGTATTTCATCAATATTTGATGGTTAGGATTAAAGGGAAGTTTAgattcaaaaatttaattttcaaaaaactacTCTGAAAAGTATTTTtgaattagaaatattggtatGAGTCATAAAAAACtaatcatataattatttatcaaataattttataagaattCGTTAATTCAAAAAACtaatcatataattatttacGAAACAATTTTACAGAAATTCGTTAATTCAATCCGTCAGTCAGGACATTTGTgtgtttcaaaatttttaaattattaatgcaCATTCTATCAGTGTCTGATTAACTCAATAAACTGAAATTGaatggtttttttttatttattggatTTATATTATGTGTTGAACTAAACTGAAATTGAatggttttttatttatttattggatTTATATTATGTGTTGAACTAAACTAAATTGAATTTATGAtctgtttaaaattttgaatttcatttaaaagttttggtttaaataaataatttatttgaagatttattttatatgatatttaaaatctaaaaattcaaATGTTAGTATAAATTTGACTCGAAATCctatcatataaaataaaatacgcGTTTCTCCACCTTTTACAGACTCATCAAATTTTTTCATTGACGTATTCGATGGCTTTCCCAATTGTTGAAAATTTACTTATTAGGATGATATAATTATCCCCACCAAATAAATTTACAACtcatttcataaataaattagaCAACTCGTGTTGATATTTATTACTCCTTCCgtgccattttatgtgacccttatttctttttgggacgtcccaaaaagaacgaacctatcatacttactatttttgaacattacttttcactattacacccactacttctctactttatactctttttttattagggaaaattaattctaaagtcccTGAATTATAGGCATTTTTTTTCTAGGTCCATGAACTAGaaaatgtcaattcataagtaattcaactctttATTTTTTCCTATTCGGGTCCTTCCGTTAGATCTAGTTTGACTCCGTtagtttttccggcgaacttggcCGGAAAAACTCAAATCCGGTGAGTTCGAATTTTCCGACGAGGctaatttgaacattaaaaatcactcataatcacacgatctatcaatctacattattataattcgaataaaagctattaaaatgaaaactaatattcaactcaaaattcggaaattaccaaactaaattttgatgGTATGGATGGATAGGGGATTGAAAAACGAGCAATTTGATTACTCGAGCTTCAAATTTGGATATCAGAATCACCTTCAAAGTTATCTTTAATTCTCATGAACTCAAGAAGAACTAACGGCGTCAAACCAGATCTAACGGAAGGACCCAGATAAGGAAAAATtaagagttgaattacttatgaattgacatttataattcagggacctagaaaaaaaaatgtCTATAGTTcagggattaaaattaattttcctttttttattatataaacacaattacacccactacttttctccattatctcaaatctattattaaatattgataaatcccaccactttacccacttttcaactaaacttactacctttttcttaatcaccgtgaaagtcaaaccagctcactctttTTGAAACGAAAggaatactattttttttaaacaatctcCCTTGCATTACTTCTCTTCAGCAATATAAGTTTACATATAAAACATGGTACCACTTCATGAGACCAAACAAAAAATAAGCAGTTTGTGCTAACAAATCAGCCAACACACTCCTCTATAATAGTGGTATGAAAGAAAGATTTTTTTGGAGGACCATGAATTGCATCCACCACTGATTTTGCATCCAGCTCAAATATGCAGCGATTTGTTCTCCATTTTTTCGTCCACAGCAGGGCTTCTTTGAAACTCCAAGCTTCTGCCTCTCTTGCATCTGGCCTTAATCTTGTTTGTTCTTGCTCTCAGAAATTGGCCGTGTTCATCTCGAATCACACACTCGGCACCAATATAGTGAAGTAGTGAACTCCAACTCGACACGCTTCATCCACATTCACCTTTATCCATCCTTGTGGAGGCTTGCACCACGTCCGTAGCTGCACCCGAACTATACCTCGTTCCCATTCTTGCAATAAGTGAAAAATCATTGCATTGACATAGCTGCACCCGAGCTACACTagttgatatttattatttattcatgTTTGTGTTGTAATTTAAATGAATTTACATTCATTTTAATAGAGTCAtaattattttctaattatttgGTAGACATGTGTTTGGCTGACGTAAatgaatatgaaaaaaattgaaatttgaattgtaTTATGGataaatgtttataaattttattcgtATCTCATTCGAGTACTTACATACACGAAAAAACACAACTCTAATTTGGGAAGAAATGCTCCATTCCTTCCTGCACTATTTTCTCAAATCTTACTCACATATTTTCAAAACCCTTCTCCTACCCCTGTCATTTTCAgttatttttaatgattttattccattccatatcgttctctccaaccaaacacaatattaaaATCTACATTTTATTTATCGTATATAGGTAATGACTAACCtattcattatttcattttaatgattaaatatttattcccCATTTTTTCCCTACTCTTTCCCTAATTTTTTACTAgaaaatgtaaataataaatattgttaTTATCATCAGCCCATACGGAGTTTTCATATTCTAAAAATGGGTCTTTCTAGTTTGTGCCAATGAGCATACAGTAACAACTACTTTTTGATGAGGTGGAGCACTTTTACTAGTCATGATTTTTGTGCATATGCAGGGAGCATGATTATTAATGAAGTTTTGACCAATAAAAACCAACCACCTCAACTCaacaaaaagtggttgttagtgtgCCCATAAGTACACATTAAAAAATCCGTCTAAAAATTATAcagtattatttattatatatagtactccctccgtcccattttagttgtcacatttccttttttattggtcaaattgactaatttttgaccaaagattacaagtcactcttttattattttaaaaaactgaaaattacatcttaaagtagattaaaagttattttcggtgacatatttttttttattttttcaattgataaaatattaataaatttcagtcaaactttggtcaatttgaccggcacaaaaccaaatgtgacaactaaaatgggacgaagggagtattatACTCTCGTATACTGAACGCGTCCCTTGAGCTGCTGCTCGTTCTTATCCACTTGGATCCAAAGGAAACAAAGCCAGATGTCAACAAAACGTGCTTATATCCAGATCTACCAAACCAATCAACATCACCATCTACATTTTCTttctattcattattttatctCTAATCCAATCCCAAACTCTTAAACATATCACACTACTCCATTAGATCTACCTTTTAATTCATACACTCTTCTTCTCTTTGCATTCTCTTTTCTTCATCTCTCAAACATGTCTTCTTCTCCTCCTCCTTGTGCATTTCTTCATTCAAACTCATCTTTTTCCAAACTCTATTCTCCTTCAACACAACCCATTTCTTGTATTTCACGCCAGCTCATCAATTACAGCTCAGATGGACTCGTTTACTCTCGGCCCAAAACACCCATTTGGGCTCCTGCTCCCTCGGCTTCTCGTTTTAAGCTCTTCGCCGTCGGTGGCCCAAAAGGTctgttcttttttcttttttaaaacgGTCTGTTCATTGATACTTCATTTATTTTTCTGGCTTGCGatgatttttatgttatttatgATATGCAATGATGATCGGATCTTATTTTATCTtaatcggtttttctagtgtgtgcccatgggcacatactaagcaccaactctcatgaaaatagcttaatttgattggtggaattggtgtgaatgcagggggccatcAACATTTaatattcatccaccaatcaaaagtaGTATTCTCATGgtagttagtgactattgtgtgcccatgggcacaccatagaaaattcgtatcttAATTTATAATGTAGTATCTATAATAGATATGCGCTGGTTTAACTGAAGTGTGTTTGTTTCTTACTGATTTAGATATATTGAGATTAGATTAATGCTGAAAAGTACTTGTAATTACTGATAATATTGGTCTTTAATCTAATCAAACCGCTAATTAAAAATGTCATAAACTAAATACCgctaattattttcaaattcaacTTAAAAGTCAgttattagagcaagtccaatgctagatgctatatatctattgctattgctataatatagcaccaaaaagtgttttttggtgctaaaataaaacttgcactccaatgctaagttctataactagtttcaaattcaagaaactcattaacttttacctaacttttattaaatatctcaaCAAATTCTCCCCATTTTCACATGgatgatgatgtggcaacatggatggttccatccttggtttcaaatatagaaccaaggatgcatctatgcatggatgcatccaaatatagcacccctttggagttgagttttttttatttttgatgctataatatagcaatagaaccaagtatagcattgcattggagttgctcttatacATCCCGAGTTGTCTTTTGAGAAACAGTTGATTAAGTTCTACATGGAGTTGTGAAGTAATGACATTTTAAGTAATAGCTTGCAGTTGCTTTTGATCTAGTAGTATCTTGTGATATTGCATTCGGTATGACAGGGAATCAAGTAAGGCATTATGTATGGCTTTTGGTCTACGTACTGCAATTTCATTAACGTTTTGCGCTTTAGTGTAACATAtagtattattttgaaaattttcgaCCCGGTGTCACAAGACTCAAGAGTATGTCTAATGGTTCAtgttctatttttaaaatttttgtactGCTATACTTTGTGTTCATTGCTTAAAGAGTCGAAAAAGATTTATGTCTCTGAGTTCTGACCTTTGACTTTCGGATGTCACTAGCATCATGATGTATGCATGTACTTTTAAGAACGGTATAATTATTCAATGTTTTCTTATTACTAAGAGATGCATCAACAAATAATTGAGATGGGGTGTTTAGGCCAAAGAAGAATAGAAAGAAAGTGTACTGAGAAACACAGGTAAATGTGGGAAACATAAGATGACACATCAAGTCCTCACAGAATTCGTCCTAGAAGTTGCGATAGAACCCGCTAGTCTGGTAATCAATAGGATTCTTATTTGTCAGTTGTCTATAGTGTCTGGCTGGAAAATAATAATCTCTGTCAATAAACTTTGAAAAGAAGTAAACATGTGTAATGTCACTCAAAGGATGTATAAACCTTAGCACCAAAACTTAAGCTCTCAACAGTACACGCACAGCTCAATTATCTTCCAAAACAACTAAAGTGTGACACGTCCAGAACTGTAAAGAACAATGAAGTTTATTATATCAAGTTAAAACACCTTCATGCCTGCCTTTGACCCGGTATTGATCTTGTTCTgtgattataaatttaaataatctcGAGGTTAGAGCTGAGaacactttttaatttttatgatagAATGCAATCTCCAGGTTGTATCCGGATCACCCTAATCCTGACTCCCCTTGTTTAATTTAGCTGTTTTGCACAAAGAAACATGCATTCTCTTACAGCTGCATCACATCTTTTTCGCAGCTACAGTAGTTACACTCCCCTTGTTTAATTTAGCTGTTTTGCACAAAGAAACATGCATTCTCTTACAGCTGCATCACATCTTTTTCGCAGCTACAGTAGTTACTGGCAACTCATGGGAGAAATCAGTTTTAAACAGTAAAGTACCTGTACTTGTGGAATTCTACGCTAGCTGGTGTGGTCCATGTGCAATGGTTCATCGGGTGATTGATGAGATCGCGACAGAGTATGCTGGAAGAATTGATTGCTTCGTACTCCATGCAGACAATGAGTTGCAAATTGCTAACGAGTATGATATCAAGGCTGTGCCAGTGGTCATGCTTTTCAAAAATGGAGAGAAATGCGAAACTGTGGTTGGTACCATGCCAAAGGAATTTTACGTAGCTGCTGTAGAGAGAGTGTTGTCCTAGTCCCAAATTATAGAACTACCGATCAACTCTTCGGTACATACTATCAGAATAGTATTGCACAGCTTTTCAGAACTTAAAATTTTCCAGTTTCCAGTTTCAGTCCGTTTGTTACTTTGATATATGTCGTGCTCATGTATAAAACTGAAAGCTCTGCATAACCAAGTTTAATACAATTTTTGAACTGATAGTATAGTATTTAATAGCCTATtgtcattttatttataataacatgACATTTGTAGTTGTATATATTTTCATAGGCTGATTATTGTTTGTTACACTTTGGCCGATagaaattgatatattttttggtCCCAAATGTATGGTATCTTGAGTATAATCAATTCATTATATGTTATACagtgtaaaagaaaaaaaaaaacagaaattagGCTTAATTAATGAAGACAAGGAATAAGaattaattagaatataattGGATTGATCAGGTATTAACCAGATTGATATGAGATTAATTAGATGATTAActgaataataaaaaatttaatcacttTGGCAAGTTATGAAACCGTGattaatcgatgattaattgataattaatcaCCGACTTCTGGAATAATGATCAAACTGCAGGACCAATGCGTATTAGTACAAATATGGTCTGAGGCCTTTATCATATCCTCCATAAAATGAAATCTCATAATACAAGCAAAACCATTACAATACTGTATATAATATAGGGTATTACCAGTTACCACAAGATTCCACAACAAATctctaaaacaaaaaaaatcctaCTATCATATTCATATGATCTGATCTACAAAATGAACACAAAGCCCATACCGCTAGGCAGAAAGAAGggtggttgtttccaactgatTATACCTGGACAACTTTTTTCACCTATTTTTCTTACTTTTGCTAAATGAAAAGGCTGAGTGACAGATGCTTAAAACTCTTTCCATATACCGGATTAAAATTTTCGGTATAATACCAATCTGCATCACCGAGCCGAATGTTCACTTATAGTGTATGCTAGGATATGCCCACCTGCATACTTACTCACCAATGCGTTCCTGCCAAAGGTTAGCAAATGTACTAACGTGGAATTTCGGTATAAATGAGTGGTTGATCTTTATATGGAAGGTATATTGGAAGGAGATTGTGGCGAGCCAGTTTCAAGAAGAAAGCTTCTACTACAGTAAGACCTAGATGTACTTGATGAAGAAGCAAGACACCTTCCATCCCAGCTTTGCATTTTACTCTTACTAATACTCCCCCTTCCTCTTGTTCCTTCATAATCTTCTTCTTCCACAGCTTCGACAAAGTCACTATGCATTGGGTCAGAGCAGTCGTACAATAGCCTCAAAACCTGTTTTATAGAAGGTCTAGCACGACCTTCTGACTGAGTACACCATCTCACAATTGAAACAATCGCTTGAAGCTGTTCCACGTCAAATGAATCCCCAATATTGGGATCAACAAGCTCATGTATTGTCGAATCAGATGCCATGAATGCCTGAGACCACTCTACCAAGTTCCTGTCATCCTGGATTGCTCGTCTTGAAGTCACTAGTTCTAACAGTACAACTCCATAACTATAAACGTCGCTTTTCTCAGTAAGCTCTTGAGAGAAAACATACTCTGGATCCATATAACCTGAAACAGTTGAAGTATAACATATGATAcacacttaaatataaatttatatttttatatagataGGGATGCAGACATCAGATATCTTCTAACCTGGGGTTCCCCTTATATCTGTGTTTACTGGTTCAAAAAACACTGAACCATCTTTTGAAACATGTGCAAGGCCAAAATCTGCAAGCTGAAGCCAGATTAAAGATTAGTCAAGAATTTAACTGAGCACATTGCTTAAATTTGCAACTTATAATGAAATcacattataaatttttatcacATACAAAACGTGTAGATGCACttttccttttttaatttttcccaAGTATCTTAATTGCAAAATGCAACCAGAGAATTTCTACCATCTTTACTGAAGTGTGAAATATAATTTAGCATTTGAATGTCCACCAAGTCCTTAAACATTATTTGACTTCTTTTTAGAATGAAAAAAGACCGAGAAACTTCTATGGCGCAGGATCAGACACAAAAGCAAAATACCACAATGGTTGTGTACAGTATGCAaacaaaatagaataaaaaaatcaataatatgGAGCAACTTACCTTCGCAACAAAGTTCTCATCCAGCAAGATATTGCTGGACTTAACGTCTCTGTGGCACAGAGGAGGATTACAATAGAAGTGTAGATATTCCTGCACACATGATGTCATCCAGGAAGGGTAAGATATCAATGAACACGAACTTCCAAAAATTATCTGAAAAATTAACAGAAATTGAAGCCGAGAGAAACATTTCTAATTAACTATCATAGAAATTTACCAAAGCATTTGCCACATCTATTGCAATTTTAATTCTATTCCGCCAACTTAGTGTCCTACCTGGAGCTGCAGAAAACCAGATGGACATACACAAGACATCACTATGAGTTAATTTACATTTCAGAAAAGTTAAAAGAGACTCAAGTAGCTGCAATGCATAGTTTTTAATAGACAATTCCATGTAATGGCAATAGGACGGGGAGCTAATGAGTGTGAAAGGCAGATGAGCAAATGAAGTGACATACTGTGTAAATGATCTTTTAAGCTTCCATTTGCCATAAACTCGTACATGAGGAATCTGCCATTAAGCAAGTAAAATTTGGTTTTAGTTTGCAGGTTGTCAGTCAGACAAAAGAATCACACACATCTAAATGCCTAACTAACCTCTCGTGTCTTTCAATGCAAAAACCTCTTAAAGCAACAAGATGGCGATGATGAAGTCTAGCAAGAAGCTCTATTTCCTTGCAAAATTCATCTTCTGT
This genomic window contains:
- the LOC108225796 gene encoding thioredoxin M3, chloroplastic isoform X2 — protein: MSSSPPPCAFLHSNSSFSKLYSPSTQPISCISRQLINYSSDGLVYSRPKTPIWAPAPSASRFKLFAVGGPKVVTGNSWEKSVLNSKVPVLVEFYASWCGPCAMVHRVIDEIATEYAGRIDCFVLHADNELQIANEYDIKAVPVVMLFKNGEKCETVVGTMPKEFYVAAVERVLS
- the LOC108225745 gene encoding protein DJ-1 homolog C yields the protein MVISAATCSPSLILFFPSAPLHKTPISKLSTKTLIIKSAAAPTSISTATASIPSKKVLVPIGFGTEEMEAVILVDVMRRAGAEVTVASVEKELEIEASGGTRLVADTSISTCADQIFDLVALPGGMPGSARLRDCKILQEITSKQAEEKRLYGAICAAPAVTLLPWGLLRRKHSTCHPAFMDKLPTFWTVKSDIHISKELTTSRGPGTSFEFSIALVDQLFGESVAKDIGKLLLMKTADKSSRKQEFNDVSWSVDHIPRVLIPVANGTQEIELVIIVDILRRANVDVVIASVGRSKKILASRGTKIVADKLIKDAAESIYDLIILPGGIGGAERLQKSKLLKKLLKEQDSAGRIYGAMCSSTAILHGQGLLKEKQATTHLSPTSNPNEKAIDASEVIIDGKLITSNGLATAIDFALAIVDKLFGHERARSVAEGLVFGYPKR
- the LOC108225796 gene encoding thioredoxin M3, chloroplastic isoform X1 — its product is MSSSPPPCAFLHSNSSFSKLYSPSTQPISCISRQLINYSSDGLVYSRPKTPIWAPAPSASRFKLFAVGGPKATVVTGNSWEKSVLNSKVPVLVEFYASWCGPCAMVHRVIDEIATEYAGRIDCFVLHADNELQIANEYDIKAVPVVMLFKNGEKCETVVGTMPKEFYVAAVERVLS